In the genome of Dermacentor silvarum isolate Dsil-2018 chromosome 1, BIME_Dsil_1.4, whole genome shotgun sequence, one region contains:
- the LOC125942420 gene encoding uncharacterized protein LOC125942420: MKNAPEPVASVFHGALLLDPLCFKASSQYAVVLIIPRVLTQAVLLPRFSYPLSSDPTQTQREPCKRKPLRFVQWPEDVDYCGSLSRSSGTELSAREEQDAQNHRRNWRTIERAGHPLSGQMGRKIPETMAVAEPCFELPFFSDISREQPEHPHLLNEWTTLQRWKTSKTASRRAILSPLIHDGRAVCTVT, from the exons ATGAAAAATGCTCCTGAG CCGGTGGCCAGCGTTTTCCATGGTGCCCTGCTGCTGGACCCACTATGTTTCAAGGCGTCGAGCCAGTACGCGGTGGTTCTGATTATTCCGCGTGTGTTGACGCAGGCGGTTCTGCTGCCGCGCTTCTCCTACCCGTTGAGCTCCGACCCGACACAGACGCAGCGAGAGCCATGTAAGCGCAAGCCGCTCCGGTTCGTCCAGTGGCCGGAAGACGTCGATTATTGCGG ATCGTTGTCGCGCTCTTCTGGCACCGAGCTCAGCGCGAGGGAGGAGCAGGACGCACAGAACCATCGCCGGAATTGGCGGACCATAGAGCGGGCCGGTCACCCTCTCTCCGGGCAGATGGGCCGGAAGATCCCCGAGACGATGGCCGTTGCTGAGCCCTGCTTTGAGCTGCCTTTCTTCAGCGACATCAGCCGAGAGCAACCCGAGCATCCTCACCTGCTTAACGAATGGACGACGCTGCAGAGGTGGAAGACATCGAAGACGGCCTCAAGGCGCGCCATCTTGTCGCCACTGATCCACGACGGAAGGGCGGTGTGCACAGTCACCTGA